One genomic window of Roseateles sp. DAIF2 includes the following:
- a CDS encoding TauD/TfdA family dioxygenase: MSQNSQNSQNHLRFELSPAEADEIRLALRGIEYDPAGGAAYIGALRRAVYARFPERLVRLLEVIKSSNGAAHPYLVLDGLPIDTGIHGSPQFSETGRQFKDGVLSENLLVALGATIAEPYSISHEGRELVNNLVPHKENAQEYTGLGSEVELDFHIENAAQAFMQEGDTSPLALLLLGLRGAPDGAGPLTRVSDARLALARLSDEDLEQLYGRHYIIRVPYRWRGATPTPRDNTELCPIVSGPLELPRVTVAFYPDMVLPVNARARQALDNLYREVRAVSEGIAIQPGRLVFINNRFALHSRDRFAPSFDAQGRAHRWLQRIFVSTSLWNFRAFGRRSERVFDPRLLPEALAPRPAANRASLIEERAA; this comes from the coding sequence TTGTCTCAAAACTCTCAGAACTCACAGAACCATCTTCGCTTCGAGCTCAGTCCGGCCGAGGCGGACGAGATCCGCCTCGCGCTGCGCGGCATCGAGTACGACCCGGCCGGCGGCGCGGCCTATATCGGGGCGCTGCGCCGCGCGGTCTACGCGCGCTTCCCGGAGCGGCTGGTGCGCCTGCTGGAGGTGATCAAATCCTCCAACGGCGCCGCCCATCCCTATCTGGTGCTGGACGGCCTGCCGATCGACACCGGCATCCATGGCAGCCCGCAGTTCAGCGAGACCGGCCGCCAGTTCAAGGACGGGGTGCTGAGCGAGAACCTGCTGGTCGCGCTGGGCGCGACCATCGCCGAGCCCTATTCGATCTCGCACGAGGGTCGCGAGCTGGTCAACAACCTGGTGCCGCACAAGGAGAACGCGCAGGAGTACACCGGCCTGGGTTCCGAGGTGGAGCTGGACTTCCATATCGAGAACGCCGCCCAGGCCTTCATGCAGGAGGGCGACACCTCGCCGCTGGCGCTGCTGCTGCTGGGCCTGCGCGGCGCGCCGGACGGGGCCGGCCCGCTGACCCGGGTGTCCGACGCGCGGCTGGCGCTGGCGCGGCTGAGCGATGAGGACCTGGAGCAGCTCTACGGCCGCCACTACATCATCCGCGTGCCCTACCGCTGGCGCGGCGCGACGCCGACGCCGCGCGACAACACCGAGCTGTGCCCGATCGTCTCCGGCCCGCTGGAGCTGCCGCGGGTCACGGTGGCCTTCTACCCGGACATGGTGCTGCCGGTGAACGCCCGCGCGCGCCAGGCGCTGGACAATCTGTACCGCGAGGTGCGCGCGGTGTCGGAGGGCATCGCGATCCAGCCCGGCCGCCTGGTCTTCATCAACAACCGCTTCGCGCTGCATTCGCGCGACCGCTTTGCGCCCAGCTTCGACGCGCAGGGGCGCGCGCACCGCTGGCTGCAGCGCATCTTCGTCAGCACCAGCCTGTGGAACTTCCGCGCCTTCGGCCGGCGCAGCGAGCGGGTGTTCGACCCGCGCCTGCTGCCCGAGGCGCTGGCGCCGCGGCCGGCCGCGAACCGCGCCAGCCTGATCGAGGAGCGCGCCGCATGA
- a CDS encoding LysR substrate-binding domain-containing protein: MDLALLHTFRTVVEAGGALKASQSLGCAQSNVTARLKTLELRVGTALFDREGKRLRLNEAGRRYLPFAERILALVDEAAASARTLAAAAPALRFGSMESSAAMHLPRAMAALRETHPALQLQLEVGAEPALTELLLEQRLDLALTASLAERAGLRYEAAFEEPLVVVAREDPAELLAQAPLYAPTLLAFREGCPYRAIAQRWLESRRIACARVLSFGTYAGVLGCAAAGMGLAVLPRRLLELPEAAAHGLQSYRPRDLAPATSYFVSRRDWQPDVAASALMKLLRRAAR, from the coding sequence ATGGATCTTGCTTTGCTGCACACCTTCCGCACCGTGGTCGAGGCCGGCGGCGCGCTCAAGGCCTCCCAGAGCCTGGGCTGCGCCCAGTCCAACGTCACCGCGCGGCTGAAGACCCTGGAGCTGCGCGTCGGCACCGCGCTGTTCGACCGCGAGGGCAAGCGCCTGCGCCTGAACGAGGCCGGGCGGCGCTACCTGCCCTTTGCCGAGCGCATCCTGGCCCTGGTCGACGAGGCCGCGGCCAGCGCCCGCACGCTCGCCGCGGCCGCGCCGGCGCTGCGCTTCGGCAGCATGGAGAGCAGCGCCGCGATGCACCTGCCGCGCGCGATGGCAGCGCTGCGCGAGACCCATCCGGCGCTGCAGCTGCAGCTGGAGGTCGGGGCCGAACCGGCGCTGACCGAGCTGCTGCTGGAGCAGCGCCTGGACCTGGCCCTGACCGCCAGCCTGGCCGAGCGCGCCGGCCTGCGCTACGAGGCCGCGTTCGAGGAGCCGCTGGTGGTGGTTGCGCGCGAGGACCCGGCCGAGCTGCTGGCCCAGGCGCCGCTGTACGCCCCCACCCTGCTCGCCTTCCGCGAGGGCTGCCCCTACCGCGCGATCGCGCAGCGCTGGCTGGAGTCGCGCCGCATCGCCTGCGCCCGGGTGCTGTCCTTCGGCACCTATGCCGGCGTGCTGGGCTGCGCCGCGGCCGGCATGGGCCTGGCGGTGCTGCCGCGGCGCCTGCTGGAGCTGCCCGAGGCGGCCGCCCATGGGCTGCAGAGCTACCGGCCGCGCGACCTGGCGCCGGCCACCAGCTATTTCGTCAGCCGACGCGACTGGCAGCCGGACGTAGCCGCCAGCGCGTTGATGAAGCTGCTGCGGCGCGCGGCGCGCTGA
- a CDS encoding ATP-grasp domain-containing protein, which translates to MSAGPHCLALIGAIPTGTSQTLARSALARGWRVLLLGRPQDGLRGAFDPAVEVLDIAPTHEALLAQLRHHAAGAPLLLANANDKYARQSAAAAATLGLPGPDPAAIEAVADKAAQKRRLREAGLPVGAAVEIPAGADAAARRAALAGLRYPVVVKPAEGISSLGVRRCADAEEALAQLALLAADFVGERRWSLSGTALVEEFLTGPEYCVELFDGRYVGALRKLKRHGEDFVERGYSAELDLAPALLDALAEAAERAAAAAGLGWGPLHLDVILVGERPHIIDINPRIAGSFICELVRDAYGFDLVEALLAKLQGQVLPAAPARRAPRAYARVDFLLEGDPEGWDCAAPQQLQLPGLRLRLGPQRIASRERRAYLYLTLEPA; encoded by the coding sequence ATGAGCGCGGGCCCCCATTGCCTGGCGCTGATCGGCGCGATCCCGACCGGCACCAGCCAGACCCTGGCGCGCAGCGCGCTGGCGCGCGGCTGGCGGGTGCTGCTGCTGGGCCGGCCGCAGGACGGGCTGCGCGGCGCCTTCGATCCCGCGGTCGAGGTGCTGGACATCGCGCCGACGCATGAGGCGCTGCTGGCGCAACTGCGCCATCACGCCGCCGGCGCGCCGCTGCTGCTGGCGAACGCGAACGACAAGTACGCGCGCCAGTCCGCCGCCGCGGCCGCGACCCTGGGCCTGCCCGGCCCGGACCCGGCGGCGATCGAGGCGGTGGCCGACAAGGCGGCGCAGAAGCGCCGGCTGCGCGAGGCCGGCCTGCCGGTCGGCGCGGCCGTCGAGATCCCGGCCGGGGCCGATGCGGCCGCGCGCCGCGCGGCGCTGGCGGGGCTGCGCTATCCGGTGGTGGTGAAGCCGGCCGAGGGCATCTCCAGCCTGGGCGTGCGGCGCTGCGCCGATGCCGAGGAGGCGCTGGCGCAGCTGGCGCTGTTGGCGGCGGACTTCGTCGGCGAGCGGCGCTGGTCGCTGTCCGGCACTGCCCTGGTCGAGGAGTTCCTGACCGGGCCGGAATACTGCGTCGAGCTGTTCGACGGCCGCTATGTCGGCGCGCTGCGCAAGCTCAAGCGCCATGGCGAGGACTTCGTCGAGCGCGGCTACAGCGCCGAGCTGGACCTGGCGCCGGCCCTGCTGGACGCGCTGGCCGAAGCGGCGGAGCGAGCCGCGGCGGCCGCCGGCCTGGGCTGGGGGCCGCTGCACCTGGACGTGATCCTGGTGGGCGAGCGGCCCCACATCATCGACATCAATCCGCGCATCGCCGGCAGCTTCATCTGCGAGCTGGTGCGCGATGCCTATGGCTTCGACCTGGTCGAGGCGCTGCTGGCCAAGCTGCAGGGCCAGGTCTTGCCCGCAGCGCCGGCGCGCCGCGCGCCGCGCGCCTATGCGCGGGTGGACTTCCTGCTGGAAGGCGACCCCGAGGGCTGGGACTGCGCCGCGCCGCAGCAGCTGCAGCTGCCCGGGCTGCGCCTGCGCCTGGGGCCGCAGCGCATCGCCTCGCGCGAACGCCGCGCTTATCTCTATCTCACGCTGGAACCCGCATGA
- a CDS encoding MFS transporter: protein MSVSSGTWTAEREGLPAGLWLTLLASSCGFVVVLLDVTIVNVALPSIGAALGGGAGQVHLQQWVVDAYTLALASLMLSGGALGDRYGSRRVFEAGLALFALASAACALAPGIGALVAGRALQGLAAALLLPGSLALISHASAGDAALRARAIGLWSSVGGLVSAAGPALGGALLLRWDWPSIFWINLPICALGLFLSRRHVAETPRQSERPLDLAGNAWALLLFAALTASLLEAGARGLGDPLVLVGLALALIAGIGFWRSQRRAAAPVLPLPLLARPAISLSLALGLLTNLAFYGLIFVLSHYFQRERGYSALQAGLALLPFVVVMLGNVASGRLAARRGALWPVRLGLALTAAGYLYAAALLLWLPQPPYLWLLPALLLMPFGGGLTIPALTSHLLGQADAGRYGAVSAVFNTARQLGAALGVATLGALMAGAGRGAGTAFAYATLLLLACLVLSRGLGGAR, encoded by the coding sequence ATGAGCGTGTCCTCCGGAACCTGGACGGCCGAGCGCGAAGGCCTGCCGGCCGGGCTGTGGCTGACCCTGCTGGCCTCCAGCTGCGGCTTCGTGGTCGTGCTGCTGGACGTCACCATCGTCAATGTCGCGCTGCCCAGCATCGGCGCCGCGCTGGGCGGCGGGGCGGGGCAGGTACATCTGCAGCAATGGGTGGTCGACGCCTACACCCTGGCGCTGGCCAGCCTGATGCTCAGCGGCGGCGCCCTGGGCGACCGCTATGGCAGCCGGCGCGTCTTCGAGGCCGGGCTGGCGCTGTTCGCACTGGCCTCGGCGGCCTGCGCGCTGGCGCCGGGCATCGGCGCGCTGGTGGCCGGGCGGGCGCTGCAGGGCCTGGCCGCCGCCTTGCTGCTACCGGGCTCGCTGGCCCTGATCAGCCATGCCAGCGCCGGCGACGCGGCGCTGCGCGCGCGCGCGATCGGGCTGTGGAGCTCCGTCGGCGGCCTGGTCAGCGCGGCCGGCCCGGCCCTGGGCGGCGCGCTGCTGCTGCGCTGGGACTGGCCCTCGATCTTCTGGATCAATCTGCCGATCTGCGCGCTGGGCCTGTTCCTGAGCCGCCGCCATGTGGCCGAGACGCCGCGCCAGAGCGAGCGTCCGCTGGACCTGGCCGGCAACGCCTGGGCGCTGCTGCTGTTCGCGGCCCTGACCGCTTCGCTGCTGGAGGCCGGCGCGCGCGGCCTGGGCGATCCGCTGGTGCTGGTCGGCCTGGCGCTGGCCCTGATCGCCGGCATCGGCTTCTGGCGCTCGCAGCGCCGCGCGGCGGCCCCGGTGCTGCCGCTGCCGCTGCTGGCGCGGCCGGCGATCTCGCTCAGCCTGGCGCTGGGCCTGCTGACCAATCTGGCCTTCTACGGCCTGATCTTCGTGCTGAGCCATTACTTCCAGCGCGAGCGCGGCTACAGCGCGCTACAGGCCGGGCTGGCGCTCTTGCCCTTCGTGGTCGTGATGCTGGGCAATGTGGCCAGCGGCCGGCTGGCGGCGCGGCGCGGCGCGCTGTGGCCGGTGCGCCTGGGCCTGGCGCTGACGGCGGCCGGCTATCTCTATGCCGCGGCGCTGCTGCTGTGGCTGCCGCAGCCGCCCTATCTGTGGCTGCTGCCGGCCCTGCTGCTGATGCCCTTCGGCGGCGGGCTGACGATCCCGGCCCTGACCTCGCATCTGCTGGGCCAGGCCGATGCCGGGCGCTATGGCGCGGTGTCGGCGGTGTTCAACACCGCGCGCCAGCTCGGCGCGGCGCTGGGCGTCGCGACCCTGGGCGCCTTGATGGCCGGGGCGGGGCGGGGCGCGGGGACGGCCTTCGCTTATGCCACTCTGCTGCTGCTGGCCTGCCTGGTGCTGAGCCGCGGGCTGGGAGGCGCCAGATGA
- a CDS encoding succinylglutamate desuccinylase/aspartoacylase family protein, which translates to MSFAPATLLELELPRTLEQLLERAAREKPRRLEAWLFEDQGARRAAEQRLARLGINAELRSAYKPLLHHFLEELGLAARRVEIATPPAQLQRLRAEAYPLAGLLSRAERLDFVTDAALAPGRVRITRDEGAPLELFLPIDAQGAPTAWLRWWPAGGGRLEEGALHSDYRALFDAVLAAVAARDWPAEEPYFERLLIEIETGGIERPLDWGQELISTREALHEDLYFSLLEFFQRRAGRSPGDRRLRPGQIVPLLRPSSGASRLRLRLAGADDPPAPLPPTPLPRSLAELEAPLHPEQVQTLLAALPGERHEFRSHQGRPVTLLHRRGAKPGVVISAGQHGNESSGVIGALRAAEALQRGEPEAHYALVALENPDGAALHHRLSRDHPRHMAHAARFTALGDDLEARDNLDDATRLGEKAARLRAIALTGAGLHFSLHGYPAHEWTRPFSGYLPPRAEDWALPKGFFLILRQHPGRDGLPFLRALTAQLAEDAELREFNERQQRLWRAHGGEWTYPLLNGIPCLVNEDSRSTVPFTLISEIPDETIYGPAMRFAQRIQTELVLRGCALYWDGLLGTGLSSAR; encoded by the coding sequence ATGAGCTTCGCGCCCGCCACCCTGCTCGAACTGGAGCTGCCGCGCACCCTGGAGCAGCTGCTGGAGCGCGCCGCGCGCGAGAAGCCGCGCCGGCTGGAGGCCTGGCTGTTCGAGGACCAGGGGGCGCGGCGCGCGGCCGAGCAGCGGCTGGCGCGGCTGGGCATCAATGCCGAGCTGCGCAGCGCCTACAAGCCGCTGCTGCATCATTTCCTGGAGGAGCTGGGGCTGGCGGCGCGGCGGGTGGAGATCGCCACGCCGCCGGCTCAGCTGCAGCGTCTGCGCGCCGAGGCCTATCCGCTGGCCGGGCTGCTGTCGCGCGCGGAGCGCCTGGACTTCGTGACGGATGCGGCACTGGCGCCGGGGCGGGTGCGGATCACGCGGGACGAGGGCGCGCCGCTCGAGCTGTTCCTGCCGATCGACGCGCAGGGCGCGCCGACCGCCTGGTTGCGCTGGTGGCCGGCGGGCGGCGGCCGGCTGGAGGAGGGCGCGCTGCACAGCGACTACCGCGCGCTGTTTGACGCGGTGCTGGCCGCGGTGGCCGCACGCGACTGGCCGGCCGAGGAACCCTACTTCGAACGCCTGCTGATCGAGATCGAGACCGGCGGCATCGAACGGCCGCTGGACTGGGGTCAGGAGTTGATCAGCACCCGCGAGGCCCTGCATGAGGACCTGTACTTCTCGCTGCTGGAGTTCTTCCAGCGCCGCGCCGGCCGGTCCCCGGGCGACCGCCGCCTGCGGCCGGGCCAGATCGTGCCGCTGCTGCGCCCCAGCAGCGGTGCCAGCCGGCTGCGCCTGCGCCTGGCCGGCGCCGACGATCCGCCCGCGCCGCTGCCGCCGACCCCGCTGCCGCGCAGCCTGGCCGAGCTGGAGGCGCCGCTGCATCCGGAGCAGGTGCAGACCCTGCTGGCCGCGCTGCCGGGCGAGCGCCACGAGTTCCGCTCGCACCAGGGCCGGCCGGTGACGCTGCTGCACCGGCGCGGCGCGAAGCCCGGCGTGGTGATCAGCGCCGGCCAGCATGGCAACGAGAGCTCGGGCGTGATCGGCGCGCTGCGCGCGGCCGAGGCTCTGCAGCGCGGCGAGCCGGAGGCCCATTACGCGCTGGTGGCGCTGGAGAACCCGGACGGCGCGGCGCTGCACCACCGGCTCAGCCGCGACCATCCGCGCCATATGGCCCATGCGGCGCGCTTCACCGCGCTGGGCGACGATCTGGAGGCGCGCGACAACCTGGACGATGCGACGCGGCTGGGCGAGAAGGCGGCGCGGCTGCGCGCGATCGCGCTGACCGGCGCCGGCCTGCATTTCAGCCTGCATGGCTATCCGGCGCATGAATGGACGCGGCCCTTCTCGGGCTACCTGCCGCCGCGCGCCGAGGACTGGGCTCTGCCCAAGGGCTTCTTCCTGATCCTGCGCCAGCACCCGGGCCGCGACGGCCTGCCCTTTCTGCGCGCGCTGACGGCACAACTGGCCGAGGATGCCGAGCTGCGCGAGTTCAACGAGCGCCAGCAGCGCCTGTGGCGCGCCCATGGCGGTGAATGGACCTACCCACTGCTGAACGGCATTCCCTGCCTGGTCAACGAGGACAGCCGCTCGACGGTGCCCTTCACCCTGATCAGCGAGATCCCCGACGAGACCATCTACGGGCCGGCGATGCGCTTCGCGCAGCGCATCCAGACGGAGCTGGTGCTGCGCGGCTGCGCGCTGTACTGGGACGGCCTGCTCGGCACGGGCTTGTCGTCAGCCCGGTAG
- a CDS encoding threonine/serine dehydratase, which translates to MSSDLPDFEAVRQARERIRADLVLTPLLRNAQLDAALGAEVWIKPESLQRTGSFKVRGAFSRLRLLSAEQRRAGVVTASSGSHALAVAEAARELGIKATVLMPANAPRPKLEGVRRAGAELLLAPPDEDRAARARALAAERGALFVPPVDDPAVIAGQGTATLEALEQLQPVWPEGPDLLLLPLGGGGLAAGASLVLAALSPRTRLVGVEPAGHDDYGRSLRAGERLRNERGQRSFCDALLAGAPGELSFPINLRHELQAVTVDDVEVAEALRFALRELKLVLEPGGAVALAAALAGKLPLQGRRVLLLLSGGNIDPATLQAVLAAEAAP; encoded by the coding sequence ATGAGCAGCGATCTGCCCGATTTCGAGGCGGTGCGCCAGGCCCGCGAGCGCATCCGCGCCGATCTGGTCCTGACGCCGCTGCTGCGCAATGCCCAGCTCGACGCCGCGCTCGGCGCCGAGGTCTGGATCAAGCCGGAGTCGCTGCAGCGCACCGGCTCCTTCAAGGTGCGCGGCGCCTTCAGCCGGCTGCGCCTGCTCAGCGCCGAACAGCGCCGCGCCGGCGTGGTCACCGCCTCCTCGGGCAGCCATGCGCTGGCGGTCGCCGAGGCCGCGCGCGAACTGGGCATCAAGGCCACGGTGCTGATGCCGGCCAATGCGCCGCGTCCCAAGCTGGAGGGCGTGCGCCGCGCCGGCGCCGAGCTGCTGCTCGCGCCGCCCGACGAGGACCGTGCCGCGCGCGCCCGCGCACTGGCGGCCGAACGCGGCGCGCTGTTCGTGCCGCCGGTCGACGACCCGGCGGTGATCGCCGGCCAGGGTACCGCCACCCTGGAGGCCCTGGAGCAGCTGCAGCCGGTCTGGCCCGAGGGGCCCGACCTGCTGCTGCTGCCGCTGGGCGGCGGCGGCCTGGCCGCCGGTGCCTCGCTGGTGCTGGCGGCGCTGTCGCCCAGGACCCGGCTGGTCGGCGTCGAGCCGGCCGGCCATGACGATTACGGCCGCTCGCTGCGCGCCGGCGAACGCCTGCGCAACGAGCGCGGCCAGCGCTCCTTCTGCGACGCGCTGCTGGCCGGCGCGCCGGGCGAGCTGTCTTTCCCGATCAACCTGCGCCATGAGCTGCAGGCCGTCACGGTCGACGATGTCGAGGTGGCCGAGGCGCTGCGCTTCGCGCTGCGCGAGTTGAAGTTGGTGCTGGAGCCCGGCGGCGCGGTCGCGCTGGCCGCGGCGCTGGCCGGCAAGTTGCCGCTGCAGGGCCGGCGCGTGCTGCTGCTGCTCAGCGGCGGCAATATCGATCCGGCCACCCTGCAGGCGGTGCTGGCGGCGGAGGCGGCGCCATGA
- a CDS encoding ATP-grasp domain-containing protein yields MTAVGYKPLETVLIVDGFSTAAYLAPALRSYGLRCVHLLSSPNLPRQHVEQLQRADYQQCLVHEGDFDATLAALRPLGIGLILHGFDSALELVDRLGEALDLPWRNPLASSAARRDKELMTEAVRRAGLRAPEQLLARTVEEALDWARPRLPVVLKPTRSAGVRGVRICRSEEEVREAAAAVLDGLSFYEDRNEGVLVQRCSQGQEYIVDSVSFEGRHRLVSLWQVERDRRAAPRLEHMLVVDHRESRYRALIDYAFAVLDALELRYGASHLEIMDTPEGPSLIELNARMHGSLDPRLTTAVSGENHVSATVETFLNPAGFERRLQEAPEFRGHCGHLLLVAPRGGRLARDFIWSEIAALPSFVSTKQWVKPGDLLQPTTDLKTALGMVGLFHPRLETLEQDTQRIRALEQQFFADTRALEPA; encoded by the coding sequence ATGACCGCTGTTGGATACAAACCCCTGGAGACCGTCCTGATCGTCGACGGCTTCTCGACCGCCGCCTACCTGGCGCCGGCCCTGCGCAGCTACGGCCTGCGCTGCGTCCATCTGCTGAGCAGCCCGAATCTGCCGCGCCAGCATGTCGAGCAGCTGCAGCGCGCCGACTACCAGCAATGCCTGGTGCATGAGGGCGACTTCGATGCCACCCTGGCGGCGCTGCGGCCGTTGGGCATTGGCCTGATCCTGCATGGCTTCGACAGCGCGCTGGAGCTGGTGGATCGCCTGGGCGAGGCGCTGGACCTGCCCTGGCGCAACCCGCTGGCCAGCTCGGCCGCGCGGCGCGACAAGGAGTTGATGACCGAGGCGGTGCGCCGCGCCGGGCTGCGCGCGCCGGAGCAGCTGCTGGCCCGCACGGTGGAGGAGGCGCTGGACTGGGCGCGGCCGCGCCTGCCGGTGGTGCTGAAGCCGACGCGCAGCGCCGGCGTGCGCGGCGTGCGCATCTGCCGCAGCGAGGAGGAGGTGCGCGAGGCCGCCGCGGCGGTGCTGGATGGCCTGTCTTTCTACGAGGACCGCAACGAGGGCGTGCTGGTGCAGCGCTGCAGCCAGGGCCAGGAATACATCGTCGACTCGGTCAGCTTCGAGGGCCGGCACCGGCTGGTCAGCCTGTGGCAGGTCGAGCGCGACCGCCGCGCCGCGCCGCGGCTCGAGCATATGCTGGTGGTGGACCACCGCGAGTCGCGCTACCGCGCGCTGATCGACTACGCCTTCGCGGTACTGGACGCGCTGGAGCTGCGCTATGGCGCCAGCCATCTGGAGATCATGGACACGCCGGAGGGCCCGAGCCTGATCGAGCTGAACGCGCGCATGCATGGCAGCCTGGATCCGCGCCTGACCACCGCGGTCAGCGGCGAGAACCATGTCAGCGCGACGGTCGAGACCTTCCTGAACCCGGCCGGCTTCGAGCGCCGGCTGCAGGAGGCGCCGGAGTTCCGCGGCCATTGCGGCCATTTGCTGCTGGTGGCGCCACGCGGCGGCCGGCTGGCACGCGACTTCATCTGGTCCGAGATCGCCGCGCTGCCGTCCTTCGTCAGCACCAAGCAATGGGTCAAGCCGGGCGACCTGCTGCAGCCGACCACCGACCTGAAGACCGCGCTGGGCATGGTGGGCCTGTTCCATCCGCGGCTGGAGACCTTGGAGCAGGACACGCAGCGCATCCGCGCGTTGGAGCAGCAGTTCTTCGCCGACACCCGGGCGCTGGAGCCGGCATGA
- a CDS encoding RidA family protein, whose product MSQTATADLDLALPPAPPQPKHYDVVVVHRGIAHVAGQVSRAPDRVVAGHLLSDADDLSEAREAARVSIRRVLAALRDKLGSLDRIEQVLSLRGFVNAAPGFTRHAEVLDAASELLQAHLGPRGRHARSAIGATSIPGNGLTEIELTVAVREEA is encoded by the coding sequence ATGAGCCAGACCGCCACCGCCGATCTCGACCTCGCGCTGCCGCCGGCGCCGCCGCAACCCAAGCATTACGACGTCGTGGTGGTGCACCGCGGCATCGCCCATGTGGCGGGCCAGGTCTCGCGCGCCCCGGACCGGGTCGTCGCCGGCCATCTGCTCAGCGATGCCGATGACCTGAGCGAGGCCCGCGAGGCCGCCCGCGTCTCGATCCGCCGCGTGCTGGCCGCGCTGCGCGACAAGCTGGGCAGCCTCGACCGCATCGAGCAGGTACTGTCGCTGCGCGGCTTCGTCAATGCCGCGCCGGGCTTCACCCGCCATGCCGAGGTGCTGGACGCGGCCTCCGAGCTGCTGCAGGCGCATCTGGGCCCGCGCGGCCGCCATGCCCGCTCGGCGATCGGCGCCACCAGCATCCCGGGCAACGGCCTGACCGAGATCGAGCTGACCGTCGCGGTGCGAGAAGAGGCCTGA